The genomic stretch CGCCCAGCGAGACGCGGTGTTCGCGCAGGTGATAGAGCAGCATGGCGACGTTCACGCCGGTGAGCCCGCCGATCGCCACCAGCAGCAGCGAGGTGGGCAGATCGAAGCCCGTCCCGACGAAGGGAAAGAGGTTGAGCAGGATCGTCAGCCGGTCCCCGAGGGGCAGCGGGCCGAATATCACGAGATCGCGCACGAGGGGGACGTTCTGCGTGACGACGAACAGCGTCAGCCCCACGAGTCCCGCGAACAGCGCGACCGCGGCGTAGAGGGGGATCGAGAGGACGAGCCGCGCGGTCCGGCCCATCCGCCGCCAGTCGCGCTTCCGGGTGGGCAGCCAGCCGCGTTCGCTGCGCTTGGCCGCCATGGTCAGAGCTCCAGGGCGGTCCTGAAGACCTCGATGTTCTGGTTGCCCCGGATCTCGGTGACGAACTCGCCCTCGCGGAAGAGGTAGAAGACGGGCGTCTCGCCGCCCGCGCCGGCGTCCATCCCGGCGTCGAGGTTCGCGTCGAGCTCGGAGCCGTAGGCCTCGCTTTCGGCGTCCTCGGCGACCGCGTCGCCGTCGACGTCGGTGTTCTCGTTCAGGAACTGGGCGGTCCGGTCGTAGACGTCGTCGAGGCCGAACGAGCCGTGTTCGTCGTAGTAGAACTGCTTGAGCTCCCAGAACGCCTCCTCGTCGCGGTCGTGGGTCGCGAGCAGGGCCTGCGAGCCGGGCTCGCTGATCTCGTAGTCACGGACCGGGTAGGGCCGGAAGACGACCGCCGCGTCGCCGGGCTCGACCAGCTCGCTCTCGATCTCCTGGAAGTTGCCGTCGTGGAAGGCCGCACAGACCCCACAGGAGGGGTCGGAGAACTCGACGATCGTCCCAGGGGCGCTCGCGGGATCGCCCAGCGTCGGCTGGTCGTCGATCCCTTCCGCCGCCGGGTGGTCCTCGGGGGTGTTGTCGCCCTCCTCCTCGTCTTCCTCTTCTTCCTCCTCGCCGTCCTCGGGCTCGTCGGCTTGCTCGTCCTCGTCGCCTTCGTCGTCCGCGCCGTCGGTCGGCTCGTCGTCCGCGTCGTCCTCGGGTGCGGCCGGCTCCTCGCCGTTTCCGTTCCCGTCGTCGGCCTCGCCTTCCTCGCCGCCGTCGTCGGTACAACCGGCGAGCAGCGCCGACAGCGCGGCCCCATACGCCAGTATCTCTCGCCTGCGAGTCATTGTACGTGACCGGCCGGCCGCGCCAATAGGCGTTCCGATAGCGAGTTCCGGTCAACGACGTATCAGAACCGCCGGGCTATCGGAGCTCGTAGCGCTCGCCGTCGATCGCCAGCGGCTCCTCGAAGGCCTCCCCGGGCGGGTAGAAATGCGCGAGGTGGACCAAACGGGTCCGCCCGGCGTCGAGCTCGTCGGCCAGCGCCAGCGCGCCCTCGCGGGTCATGTGTTTGGTCCCGAAGGTGCGGGGCGTCCCGTCGGGCGCGTGGTGGTTGCCCCCGATCGGGTGGTGCTCGCACAGCGACGCGGGAACGATCGCGTCCGCGAGCAGGAGGTCCGGGTCGGCGAGCGCTTCCTTCGAGCGGTCGGGCAGGTCGTAGCTGGTGTCGCCCGTCAGCGAGAGCTTCGCCCCGTCGGTCTCGACCACGAGGCCGTAGCAGACCAGCGGCGGGTGGTCGACCGGGACGAGCGTCACGTCGAACCCGCAGGTCTCGAAGCTCTCGAAGGGCGCGTGATCGTGGACCGTGATCCGGTCGAGGTAGTCGTACTTGTCCCTGATGGTGCCGGCGACGCTCTCGCCGGTCGCGGGATCGACCTCGCTTGCGGCGTGAACCGGGAGATCGTCGAACAGCCGGTAGGCGTTGCCCAGCCCGTCGAGGTGGTCGAAGTGGATGTGGCTGATGACCATCGCGTCGGGGAGGGGAACGTCCTCGGTGAGGAACTGGTGGCGGAAGTCGGGGCTGGCGTCGATCAGCAGCGACTCGCCGGTCCGCTC from Halalkalicoccus tibetensis encodes the following:
- a CDS encoding DsbA family protein is translated as MTRRREILAYGAALSALLAGCTDDGGEEGEADDGNGNGEEPAAPEDDADDEPTDGADDEGDEDEQADEPEDGEEEEEEDEEEGDNTPEDHPAAEGIDDQPTLGDPASAPGTIVEFSDPSCGVCAAFHDGNFQEIESELVEPGDAAVVFRPYPVRDYEISEPGSQALLATHDRDEEAFWELKQFYYDEHGSFGLDDVYDRTAQFLNENTDVDGDAVAEDAESEAYGSELDANLDAGMDAGAGGETPVFYLFREGEFVTEIRGNQNIEVFRTALEL
- a CDS encoding MBL fold metallo-hydrolase, which gives rise to MQVTLLGTGDTTGTPTPGCDCGTCERARELGVERSRFSIHVENERTGESLLIDASPDFRHQFLTEDVPLPDAMVISHIHFDHLDGLGNAYRLFDDLPVHAASEVDPATGESVAGTIRDKYDYLDRITVHDHAPFESFETCGFDVTLVPVDHPPLVCYGLVVETDGAKLSLTGDTSYDLPDRSKEALADPDLLLADAIVPASLCEHHPIGGNHHAPDGTPRTFGTKHMTREGALALADELDAGRTRLVHLAHFYPPGEAFEEPLAIDGERYELR